The nucleotide sequence tatatatatatatatatatatatacacatataaatatatatttatatatatatatatatatatatgtatactatatgcatgtatgtatgtgtaatatatatgtatatatatgcatatatatatatatatatatatatatatatatatatatatatatatataatttatatatatatgtatatatatgtgtgtatagatatatatatatgtatatatgtttttatacacacgtgtatatatgtgtatatatacatatatataaataaatatatatatatatatatatatatatatatatatatatatatatatatgataaattttgcacatttagacgtgtttccatatacaaataagctatatattttttatacattattgtctggattctcttaacgacctcgggatcagagccccaggcgaagtcacacaaaataatagcttctgaccggccgggagtcgaaccctgatccaggaaacttgtatgaacagtgacatagcacttggccacgaagaaagatgaaagcaaatgacaattcttctgtacttatacctgtctaattcaggtttttttttgtacttagaattgaaatcaacccatcttcaccatcgtagctaattggtatgtttgtgacttggcattcgatttaatGTATTAAAAATCTATTTTGTATATCTATGGCAATCAACTTTCATCCGTTTTCATCATATGTCAAAATCTAGAACCACCAATATATGAAGGTATTAATCGTATTAACTCTAATGACAGGAAGTACATGTAGACGTCCATTACAATGAAGGAGAGAACGGCTGCTAATGCATCTTTTAGCAATATGCAATGGATTCGTTAGTTAAAGGGAAGAAATATGAATAGGTTTGtgacgacgtttggaaataataacgaaataattgacgttactgttatatgaaatatataactgAAGGGAATACGCTGAAGTGGCGTAATGATAGATCCGTCTCTATTCCAGAATTTGATTaccatattttattattgttatcgatTTTATTGAACAATTGTGCCTCCATATTTGCATGATGTATTCTTGATTTCCATAAGGAGTTCAGGAATGTCTTTCTATAATGATAAacttgaagtaaaagaaaaagtatGGGAGgcaaaaaaataataagtaaatgaattgaaagaaagaatattattattatttttgttattattaattttattattattattattattattattattataattattattattattattgttgttgttatcattattatgagtattattgttattattattattattattaatattattattattattattattattaatataagaagtaaatatcagAATTCTACAGAGAAATTGACGGTAGACTTTGGTCAAATCGTTAttgtgtttttgctgttgttgttgttgttgttgttgttgttgttgttgttgtcaatgacGAACCGGAAATACTGTTGctctcagcaataataataataagcaactgaAAATCTTAAATGGTGCAAATTTGTTTCGTTTGTCATCAATTGTATCACCAATTTCCGTATTTTTCACCATTTCCCTTCTTCCGTTTTATCATATtggctttatcttttttttttcctttaccccTGACCTTGGATAAGGACGTAAACCAGCCATGCCTCACTTCCTTCAATCCCCGATATCCTTTTATTTCACAGGATATCCTTGTCAACACCAGGAAGGGTTCCTTCGGGGATATGTAACCATAATTTCTAGTTATAGAAGCTTTGAGCTTATTAGTTATTTCACTAAAGGACTATTCTCAAGAATGCTTTCTATTAATACAATAAAAATGCATAGGAAgagaaacacatacacatacgcgcATGTAAACGATTACATCTACTGCTGATTATTACCATGTGTCGAACACGGGAGCTTTCTGTTTATATGAtaagaatcatgaaaaaaaaataattaattcgcCTCTGCTTCTAGTCCAAATCCATTTTCGgtaaatagaaattattaaaaattttcttataGTGTATTTAACTTTTCCTCAATTTTCAATTACCTAAGAGACAAATAATGTTTCATCATTTATTCGAAATCTCCTTACTGAAATGTTTGTATTTAAAGAACAATTTGCTGTTCTCGTATGTATGAAAAATGTACGTCAATATAGATAAAACTGTGGCTTacccacactttacattactcttactaatacttgactttccaaactattctctaCCACGATTAGCTACAATATTAAAAagcttaattttaatcggaaattccccgtaaaactttagtgttctcagccgtatttcagcaaaatagaggcgatcgtaattttaccctactttcttattaccttttacgggtttgtgtccgtaatatcactcctttacgtccgtttttaaaacggtaaatacgtatcaaaatttattccagggaattttttttttttctaaacggcaaatttttaacagcataGCTAACTactctcattcttctttcacccatcttaccTATCAACTAAAAAATttatggttggccagggcaccagccacccgttgagatactaccgctagagagttatgggatcttttgattagccagacaatactacattggatccttctcactggttacggttcattttccccttgcctacacacacacacacacacacacacacacacacacacacacacaccgaataatctggcctattctttaaatattctcctctgtcctcatatacctgacaacacagagtatcaaacaatttttccttacccaaggggttaacttctgcactactttcctcttggtaagggtagaagggactctttggatacggtaagtagctcttctacaaggactctccaaaatcaaaccattgttctctagtcttgggtagttctatagcctctgtaccatggtcttccattgtcttgggttagagttctctttctggggggtacaatcgggcacgctgttctgtcttatttctctttctcttgttttgttaaagttttgatactttatataggagatatttatttaatgtggctactcttcttaagatattttatttttccttgtttcttttcttcactgggctatgttccctgttggagcctctgggcttatagcaccctgcttttccaactagcgttgtagcttagcaggtaataataataataataatgatgtcagaTACTATACGCTTCTCACGAGGCCTATCCAATACAACTAACCTCTTGCCGGGCAAAATGACAACAAGCAAACCAAGGGCATTACCTCAGCTTGGCATTGAAGCTTGATAACCCTTGACCTCCCACACCGTGTGGTATTGTGTTTATACTACAAATTAAACAATGGCGTAATCCGATCCTGTCCAACTTCCGCTCTCTAACGAAACTTGGAACCGGCCGAAGTGACGACTGATATCACGCCCGAAGTGATGACTGATATCACGCCCACACTGCAATGCCCAGGTTTATATAGGGTGAGTGTCgcgtatatatatagcatatggttACCTTATAGGTGGAAGTTACAACGATCCTGCTGATTCTCCTCTGGCTAAAGGAGACATTGGGTTACGAAAGCTTGAGGAATACTTATCATAGGTTTGATATTGCTGTATTTTGTAGTATTTTTACGATTTATTTATCCATTCGTTTATGGTttgggttttatttattttttttttctaataaaatatcaGAATAACGTCTTGGAATGAGGGTAGTTATTTCCACAGGTAGGTCACTTCCCTATATGGCATTCACCATTTTCATTATATTGTTTGGCTGAGATCTGTGACTATAAACTAAGCAGCCATTTTTCCAAATACTGCAAAATAATTTGACTATTTTCCCCATTAACGATTTAGCCTCTCCATACTTTGTGTTTGCGATCTTGTGATTTCCCAATTTGAACTTGTGTTTTAATCGTCATCATAAATGGATATTCAGGCCATTTATTTCAGCAATGGTATTTGAGAAACGGACGTCCCACGATCTTAGTCCAAGTGGAATATGTTCATACCGTTTCCCCAGTCACGTCTAAGTATTAGAAGGAAAGcgatatttttatatgattttaacttgaaggtacactcaggcacactattctatctaatttctcttcctcttgttttgttcaagtatttatagtttaaataggaattatttattttaatgttactgtccttagaatattttatttttctttgtttcctttcctcactgggctattttccctgttggggccctgggcttatagcattctgtttttccaactagggttgtagcttaacaattagtaataataataataataataataataataataataataataataataataataataaaggccttaGAATATATTAGGAAGTTATCTCAAGGTCCCAAAGCCTCTTGAATTTGAAGATAATGTTTGATTATCATCAGGATATCATAGCGTACTTTCCGTTATCTCAGTGCATTATCTTAATAATCGTCTCCTTCATTGCTGCATCTCATATAAATCCAGCCATCTTTTCGAGACTTTGACCTATTGGGAGtcttggattctttttttttttttaagaacgagGCTTGCTAGCTCTATTTAAAGATATGATATGTTGATTTCGGTGTATATAAAATGAACCAAGAATACTACATATCTTGAACAGAATTTAGATTATGTCACTCACGACATAGAAAAAATTATTGGCTTATAGATCTTAATCATTAGAGTGACTTTTACTCTAGTACCTTTCGAGATAAGGTctcttcatatgtatgtatgtatgtatgtatttttttttatttttttgtcgtcCCAAATCTGTTTGTTTCTTAGGTATAGAGTGATAAGCCTTATAGGAAAGCATTAAACTTCTCAAATCGCTGGTTATAGAGTCGTCAAGCTTTAACTAATAATGAGAATATATTGATTGCAtgacatgattgattgattgatttgaggttttctggcatcctgacatgaaaTCTAAAGGAATAACGCTTCCGAATCTTTCATTTGTTGACATAAAATATGGCTAATCCTTTTTAATATTACAATAGAATTATGTCCATTAACAGACAGTGAAGATGGTCATATATACTGCCATGCTTGTGCTGGGCATATCCTGCTTGGCTGCGTCAGCAGGAACAAGGGCAAGCAAATCAGCTCCGGACGTCGAAGCCCAGATTTCCAAACtgcgagagagagaagagacgacGGAAAAGAGCGCCCCCCAAGTTGTTTCTTACGTCCCCACCAGTACCCGGGGTCTCGTCTACCCCAACACCTACAACCCGAACGGCATTTACCCGGATCGAACTTTCCCGACGAACTCCGTCCCATACGACAGCAGTAATCCGGCCACCAATCCGGCTTACAACCCGTCCGCAATACCATCGGTGTATTACCCAAGTCGCTTCAATCCGCCTACGACGAATGGCGGGGGATACCTGGGTAATGGACCGACGGAGGGTTTTACTGCTCGTAGGGCATCGCCCTACGTCAGCCCCGGTTCCAAGGTCGTCTTCACTGAGACAGTAACGCAGGTTAGGTTACCTTCGGTGATCTTTGAACTTTGTTGGTTTATTTGTACTCGTAGTTAGTATTTATTCGTTAAAATTAAGATGTAATGATGTTTCTCAAAGGAATACAACGAAATCCTCCTTATGGGTTGTAATGAaacatgtcaatttttttttatatctattacgattttatacattttttagttATTCATtctctcaagtatatatatatatatatatatatatatatatatatatatatatatatatatatatatatatatatataatttatatatgcgtgtgtacgagagagagagagagagagagagagagagagagagagagagagagagagagagacagagagagagagacagagagagagagagagagagagagagagagagatctttgcacATGTGTATATGAACTGTTTTCTTCATTCGGAAATATTACAATGTTTCTGTAGATTGGAACTGGGTGGAACACAGCACGGAGTGAGTACATTGCCACGACCCCTGGACTCTTCTTCTTCACATTTTCAGCAGTATCTGATCGCTACTCTCACTTCAGGTAAAGAATAGGAACCAGCTAAATGTGTAATGTTTGTTATATTCTTAATTTACGACAAACAATATAAAGGGACTTTTAGAATGCTAAGTTTAgttcttttcaaaatttaattccAATTCGATATCTTGTGGTATTGTTGATAAAGATGTCAGTTAAGGTTGCAACTAGACCTACACCCCAAGAAGGATTACTAAGTCTATGTAGTATATGGTATAGTTTCAAGTACTTCTCAGACATGCATTGCAGTATTCCCTCATATAATAGTTATTGCTATTAATATACTTGGTAACAAGGATATACAACCAGGTTGCAAGTGTTCAATTCAATAACATTGTTCCAATCTAAGCTTTGATTAAAGTTTCACTGTGACCAAAGTTACAATCACTTACTGTATTGCCTCTAACGACCTCCGAAATGTCCTTTATGTGCAGGATCTCCCTCAAGAAGAACGGTCAGGACATAGTGAGTGCCTTCGGGGATTCCAGTGGGTACCAAATGGGGAGCCAGAGTGCACTGGTCAGTCTCTCTGCAGGAGATCGCGTTTACCTGCAGCTTCAGGAGGGGCAGTTACTGGAGGTCTCGTCCTCCAGAGCTTACACTTCCTTCACAGGGTTCAGGATCCTGTAGGTTTCCAGATGTGGAGGATTTTTTAGGGTTCAGGATTCTGTAGGATTTCCAGGAATACATAATTCTAAACAGAGTTCAGGATTCTGTAGGTTTCCAGAGGTGGAGGATTTTTTAGGGTTCAGGATTCTGTAGGGTTTCCAGGAATACATAATTCTACACAGGGTTCAGGATTCTGTAGGTTTCCAGATGTGGAGGATTTTTTAGGGTTCAGGATTCTGTAGGATTTCCAGGAATACATAATTCTAAACAGAGTTCAGGATTCTGTAGGTTTCCAGAGGTGGAGGATTTTTTAGGGTTCAGGATTCTGTAGGATTTCCAGGAATACATAATTCTAAACAGAGTTCAGGATTCTGTAGGTTTCCAGATGTGGAGGATTTTTTAGGGTTCAGGATTCTGTAGGATTTCCAGGAATACATAATTCTAAACAGAGTTCAGGATTCTGTAGGTTTCCAGAGGTGGAGGATTTTTTAGGGTTCAGGATTCTGTAGGGTTTCCAGGAATACATAATTCTACACAGGGTTCAGGATTCTGTAGGTTTCCAGATGTGGAGGATTTTTTAGGGTTCAGGATTCTGTAGGATTTCCAGGAATACATAATTCTAAACAGAGTTCAGGATTCTGTAGGTTTCCAGAGGTGGAGGATTTTTTAGGGTTCAGGATTCTGTAGGATTTCCAGGAATACATAATTCTAAACAGAGTTCAGGATTCTGTAGGTTTCCAGATGTGGAGGATTTTTTAGGGTTCAGGATTCTGTAGGATTTCCAGGAATACATAATTCTAAACAGAGTTCAGGATTCTGTAGGTTTCCAGAGGTGGAGGATTTTTTAGGGTTCAGGATTCTGTAGGGTTTCCAGGAATACATAATTCTACACAGGGTTCAGGATTCTGTAGGTTTCCAGAGGTGTAGGATTTTCTATGGTTAGGGATTCTGTAGATTTCCAGAGGTGTAGGATTTTCTATGGTTAGGGATTCAGTACGTTTCCAGAGGTGGAGGATATTTTAGGGCTAGGATTCTGTAGGGTTTCCAGGAATACATAATTCTAAAAAGGGTTCAGGATTCTGTAGGTTTCCAGAGGTGAAGGATTTTTTAGGGTTAAGGATTCTGTAGCCTTTCCATGAATACATAATTTTACACAGCGCTCAGGATTCTgtaggcaatcaccaggcaaggacgctaccactaggccaccacaaccctatacagTCATTTTATCACCGGGATTTAAAACAGCTTTCATTAAGTCTGATTAAGAGGGCTCGAGCATTTCCCACGAAACACGTTCTTGCCGCGCAATATGGTGTTAATAACCAGACCTGAAGCATAATTGCACCAATGAAACATCATGGCGTTTCCTTATCCATGCAATGCTGTGGTATGGCTTTGCtgaatcgttaaaaaaaaaaaaaaaaaaaattatcagttctGATGTAGAAGGAACCGTTATTTATTTAGTCATTAATACAAAACACCAAGGAGCATGGGAAAGTACATATTTCAGAAATATGTGTACAAcattagaattattttcatttattattattattatttgctaagctacaaccctagttggaaaagg is from Palaemon carinicauda isolate YSFRI2023 chromosome 13, ASM3689809v2, whole genome shotgun sequence and encodes:
- the LOC137652201 gene encoding cerebellin-3-like, which translates into the protein MVIYTAMLVLGISCLAASAGTRASKSAPDVEAQISKLREREETTEKSAPQVVSYVPTSTRGLVYPNTYNPNGIYPDRTFPTNSVPYDSSNPATNPAYNPSAIPSVYYPSRFNPPTTNGGGYLGNGPTEGFTARRASPYVSPGSKVVFTETVTQIGTGWNTARSEYIATTPGLFFFTFSAVSDRYSHFRISLKKNGQDIVSAFGDSSGYQMGSQSALVSLSAGDRVYLQLQEGQLLEVSSSRAYTSFTGFRIL